From Thermoplasmata archaeon:
CCGTCCTCCGCGCGGATGGGGCCGAGGTGGAACTCGACGTCCTCGATGGCCATCTTGGGCACGTCGGCGATAAGCACCCGCCGGAGGGCGTTGACGAACTGGGGCTCCGTCTCCTCGAGGACGAGTCGTACCTGGTCGTCCTTCTGGCCCAACATCCGGACCTTCATGGGGCTACACCCTCCGCCCGCGGCGGCCGCCCTTGGGCTTCGTTCCGTCGTGGGGCACCGGGGTGACTTCCTCGATGCGCCCGATCCGCAGGCCGGCGCGGGACAGGGCACGGATCGCGGACTGTGCGCCGGGGCCCGGGCTCTTGGAGCGGTTCCCTCCGGGCGCGCGGACGCGGACGTGGATCGAGTCGATCCCCTTCTCCTTGGCCGCGTCGGCCACGCGCTCCGCGGCCTTCATCGCGGCGTACGGGGAGGCCTCGTCCTTCGCGGCCTTGACGACCATCCCTCCTGTGGCCTTCGTGATCGTCTCGGATCCGGTGATGTCCGTGAGCGTGATGATGATGTTGTTGTACGACGCGTAGATGTGCGCGATCCCCCACTTGGCCATGGTCAGGCCCCCTTGGGCGCGGCACCCGGGGGCGCGGGCCCCTCGCCGGGCGCTTCCTCGCCCTCCGTTTCGCCGCCTTCCG
This genomic window contains:
- a CDS encoding 30S ribosomal protein S11 → MAKWGIAHIYASYNNIIITLTDITGSETITKATGGMVVKAAKDEASPYAAMKAAERVADAAKEKGIDSIHVRVRAPGGNRSKSPGPGAQSAIRALSRAGLRIGRIEEVTPVPHDGTKPKGGRRGRRV